One Thermoanaerobacter pseudethanolicus ATCC 33223 DNA window includes the following coding sequences:
- a CDS encoding methylated-DNA--[protein]-cysteine S-methyltransferase, whose product MLYKKFISPVGVLTIFSSGKGICRIDFENEKSSLEGFKEGSDFYIEECIRQLDLYFQKKLKNFDVRLDLQGTEFQKAVWKEILKIPYGEVKTYGEIARLIGKPKAARAVGQALNKNPIPIIIPCHRVIGSSEDLTGFGGGIEIKKFLLRHEGVEVH is encoded by the coding sequence GTGCTATATAAAAAATTTATCTCTCCTGTTGGTGTTCTCACTATTTTTTCATCAGGAAAAGGTATATGCCGCATTGACTTTGAAAATGAGAAATCTTCATTAGAAGGTTTTAAAGAAGGCAGCGATTTTTATATTGAAGAGTGTATTAGGCAGCTTGACCTATATTTTCAAAAGAAATTAAAAAATTTTGACGTGCGGTTGGATTTGCAAGGTACAGAGTTTCAGAAGGCCGTGTGGAAGGAGATTTTAAAAATTCCTTATGGTGAAGTTAAGACATATGGAGAGATTGCGAGATTAATTGGAAAGCCAAAGGCGGCAAGAGCAGTAGGGCAGGCTCTTAATAAGAATCCTATTCCCATTATTATCCCTTGCCACAGAGTCATTGGAAGCAGTGAAGATTTGACAGGCTTTGGCGGGGGAATTGAAATAAAAAAATTTTTATTAAGACATGAAGGAGTAGAGGTTCATTAA
- a CDS encoding MarR family winged helix-turn-helix transcriptional regulator — protein MEEINNGLKILKLLKQIMDIIKHSMKYECKDFDITGPQGMLMGILAHYGEMKVSDLSQKLGLSNSTVSGIIDRLEKQGLVERTRSTEDRRVVYVSVTPKFKDTFQKHFKEAEEKFEKLISRASPQDLNKIIEGLEALKKILEKQHDL, from the coding sequence ATGGAAGAGATAAACAATGGATTAAAGATACTTAAGCTTTTAAAACAAATAATGGATATTATAAAGCATTCTATGAAATATGAGTGTAAAGATTTTGATATTACGGGTCCTCAAGGAATGCTTATGGGCATTTTAGCTCATTACGGTGAAATGAAGGTGAGTGACCTAAGTCAAAAATTAGGGCTTTCCAATAGTACAGTTTCTGGCATTATTGACAGATTAGAAAAGCAAGGCTTGGTAGAGAGGACGAGAAGCACTGAAGATAGAAGAGTTGTTTATGTCAGTGTGACTCCTAAGTTTAAAGATACTTTTCAAAAACATTTCAAAGAAGCTGAAGAGAAGTTTGAAAAATTAATAAGTAGAGCAAGCCCACAAGACCTTAATAAAATAATTGAAGGATTAGAAGCACTGAAAAAAATATTGGAAAAACAACATGATTTATAG
- a CDS encoding ABC transporter ATP-binding protein yields the protein MVKLAKYLKPYILLIFLAVFFIFVQAMSDLSLPDYMSKIVNNGIQQGGIVNAVPEAIRKSEMDKLLLFVTPEEKEEILKDYTLVDKSSPDYDKYVKKYPILSKEPVYVLKSVDKSEIDKINLPMGKAFLAVTGVEKAKASAKNGSIEFNGKKIPANVDLFAMMSQLPEEQLIQIRDEMNKKFASLGDNMVIQAATMAVKEEYKAIGINTDKIQTDYILHTGLIMLLITGLSALSTIMVAFFASKVAAGVARDLRRDLFARVESFSNAEFDKFSTASLITRTTNDITQIQMLLVIMIRMVFYAPIMGIGGVFRALSKSVSMSWIIALAVIVLLGIISALYSIAMPKFMLMQKLIDRLNLVTRENLSGIMVVRAFNNQKFEEERFDKANQDITKVGLFVNRAMAFIFPSMMLVMNGITLLIVWVGAHQIQNSSMQVGDMMAFMQYAIQIIFAFLMFSMLFIMIPRASVSAERIAEVLATEPSIKDPENPKQFNENMAGTVEFRNVSFKYPGAEEYALKDINFKVLPGQTVGIIGRTGSGKSTLVNLILRFYDVTEGQVLVDGVDVREVRQEDLRSRIGYVPQKSWLFSGTIKSNLKYGNDQATDEEVKEAAEIAQAMEFINEKTKKFDSEIAQGGTNVSGGQKQRLSIARALVKKPEIYIFDESFSALDFKTESALRKALRERLKSSTVIMVSQRVSTLLHADQIIVLEEGKIVGIGKHKELLKNCQTYREIALSQLSEEELA from the coding sequence ATGGTAAAACTGGCGAAATATTTAAAACCCTATATTCTGTTGATTTTTTTAGCAGTGTTCTTTATATTTGTTCAAGCAATGAGTGATTTGTCATTGCCTGACTATATGTCCAAGATAGTTAACAATGGAATACAGCAAGGTGGCATAGTAAATGCAGTTCCTGAGGCTATAAGGAAAAGCGAAATGGATAAACTTTTGCTATTTGTTACACCTGAAGAAAAGGAAGAGATTTTAAAAGATTATACATTAGTAGACAAATCCAGTCCTGATTATGATAAATATGTAAAAAAATATCCTATTCTTTCAAAAGAGCCTGTATATGTCCTTAAAAGCGTAGATAAATCAGAAATTGACAAAATAAATTTACCTATGGGGAAAGCCTTTTTAGCTGTTACAGGTGTGGAAAAAGCTAAAGCCAGTGCAAAAAACGGAAGTATAGAATTTAATGGAAAGAAAATACCGGCAAATGTAGACCTCTTTGCTATGATGTCTCAACTGCCAGAAGAGCAACTTATTCAAATAAGAGATGAAATGAACAAAAAGTTTGCTTCTTTAGGTGACAATATGGTTATACAAGCTGCAACAATGGCTGTAAAAGAAGAATACAAGGCAATTGGCATAAATACAGACAAAATTCAAACTGATTACATTCTTCATACTGGCCTTATAATGCTATTGATAACTGGACTGAGTGCATTAAGCACTATTATGGTAGCATTTTTTGCATCAAAAGTGGCAGCTGGAGTAGCGAGAGATTTGAGAAGAGATTTATTTGCAAGAGTAGAGAGCTTCTCTAATGCTGAATTTGACAAATTTTCTACGGCTTCTTTGATAACAAGAACTACAAATGATATTACACAAATACAAATGCTTCTTGTAATTATGATAAGAATGGTGTTTTATGCGCCTATAATGGGTATAGGTGGTGTATTTAGAGCACTTAGCAAAAGTGTTTCAATGTCTTGGATTATAGCTTTAGCAGTAATAGTACTTTTAGGTATAATATCAGCATTGTACTCCATTGCGATGCCCAAGTTTATGCTAATGCAAAAATTGATTGATAGATTAAACTTAGTTACTCGTGAAAATTTGTCAGGAATAATGGTGGTAAGAGCTTTTAATAATCAAAAATTTGAAGAAGAGCGCTTTGACAAAGCTAATCAAGATATTACAAAAGTAGGGCTTTTTGTAAATCGTGCTATGGCATTTATATTTCCATCTATGATGCTTGTGATGAATGGAATTACTCTTTTGATAGTATGGGTAGGAGCTCACCAAATCCAAAATTCCAGCATGCAAGTTGGAGACATGATGGCATTTATGCAATACGCTATACAGATTATCTTTGCATTTTTGATGTTCTCAATGCTGTTTATAATGATACCAAGAGCATCAGTATCGGCAGAGCGTATTGCTGAGGTTTTGGCTACAGAGCCTTCTATAAAAGACCCAGAAAATCCAAAACAATTTAATGAAAATATGGCTGGAACTGTAGAATTTAGGAATGTATCTTTTAAATATCCAGGTGCTGAAGAGTACGCTTTAAAGGACATAAACTTCAAGGTTTTGCCAGGGCAGACAGTAGGCATAATAGGAAGAACAGGTTCTGGAAAGAGTACCTTAGTGAATTTGATCTTGAGATTTTACGATGTGACAGAAGGACAGGTTTTGGTTGATGGTGTAGATGTAAGAGAGGTAAGGCAGGAAGATTTACGCAGCAGAATAGGATATGTACCCCAAAAAAGTTGGCTTTTCAGTGGTACAATTAAATCAAATTTGAAATACGGAAATGACCAGGCTACGGACGAGGAAGTAAAAGAAGCAGCAGAAATTGCACAAGCAATGGAATTTATAAATGAAAAGACCAAGAAATTTGATTCAGAGATTGCACAAGGAGGAACAAACGTTTCAGGAGGGCAAAAGCAGAGGCTTTCCATTGCTCGTGCTCTTGTTAAAAAGCCTGAAATATACATTTTTGATGAAAGTTTTTCAGCTCTTGACTTCAAAACAGAGTCAGCTTTAAGGAAAGCCTTAAGAGAAAGGCTAAAATCAAGCACTGTTATAATGGTGTCGCAAAGGGTGTCAACTCTTTTACATGCAGATCAAATAATAGTACTTGAAGAAGGGAAAATTGTGGGCATAGGGAAACACAAAGAATTACTTAAAAACTGTCAAACTTACAGAGAAATAGCTTTATCACAGCTATCGGAGGAGGAATTG